GGTGCTCGACGACAGCGCCCAGAAGTAGGGGCATCCCCCCGCCCTCCCGCCGGCGACCCGGCGGTTAGGGTCGAATCGGTGCCTCCGCAGCGTCGCGCCCGCACCAGAGGAGAGCCCGCGTGACCAGCACCGTGACAGTGAAGAGCGAGACCGGTCGGAAGATCGAGTTCCTCGAGGCGGTCCGCGGCGTCGCGTCGTTCATCGTGGTGCTGCAGCACCTCATCGCCGCGGAGTACCCGGCGTTCGAGGACTTCAGCCGGCAGTGGGTGGACGCGGGGCGCGTGGGCGTCGTCGCGTTCTTCCTGGTCAGCGGCTACGTCATCCCCCTGAGCCTCCAGCGGCAGGACACCCGCACCTTCCTCGTCCGCCGCCTCTTCCGCCTCTTCCCGCTCTACTGGCTCGTGCTCGGCCTCATGATGCTGTGGGTCGCGACGACGGGCGAGGGCGAGCTGGGCGGGCCGCTCGTGATCATGGCCAACGTGCTCATGGTGCAGGGCGCCGTGGGGATCTACACGATCGTCCCGACGGCGTGGACCCTGGGCATCGAGCTGATCTTCTACGGCCAGTCCCTCGTCGCCAAGCTCATCGGCCGCCTCGACCGCAGCGTGGTCATGGGCTACGTGTGGCTCGCCGGCTTCGTCGCCGCGGCGATCGCGGGCCGGGTGCTGGAGCGCGAGCTGCCGTGGACGCTGCCGCTGCTGCTCTACACGGCGTCGCTCGGGCACGCGATCCACCTGCGCGACCGCGACGGATCCACCGCCTGGCGCGGCCTCCTCGTCGCCGGCGTCGTGGGCGTGCCGCTGTTCACGTACCTCAACGGCGGGCAGGACGCGACCTGGCCGCCCTTCGACTACGCCGTGTCGTTCCTGCTCGGCCTCGGCCTGTTCTTCGCGTTCTACGCCACGCGGCAGGCGGCCCACTCGCGCGTGCTCATCTGGCTCGGCGCGATCTCGTACGCCGCGTACCTCCTGCACCCGCTCGCCTACCGCGTGATGCGCGCCGTCGACGTGCCCGAGGGGATCGTGCGGGTCGTCGCC
The genomic region above belongs to Clavibacter phaseoli and contains:
- a CDS encoding acyltransferase family protein; this translates as MTSTVTVKSETGRKIEFLEAVRGVASFIVVLQHLIAAEYPAFEDFSRQWVDAGRVGVVAFFLVSGYVIPLSLQRQDTRTFLVRRLFRLFPLYWLVLGLMMLWVATTGEGELGGPLVIMANVLMVQGAVGIYTIVPTAWTLGIELIFYGQSLVAKLIGRLDRSVVMGYVWLAGFVAAAIAGRVLERELPWTLPLLLYTASLGHAIHLRDRDGSTAWRGLLVAGVVGVPLFTYLNGGQDATWPPFDYAVSFLLGLGLFFAFYATRQAAHSRVLIWLGAISYAAYLLHPLAYRVMRAVDVPEGIVRVVAAIALTLVVSWLVHRFVEVPFIGVARRLTSRSAGAKAPRH